The Gemmatimonadota bacterium DNA window TTCCATGCGGTACACGGGACAGAACGAGGACCAGCAGGAAGCCGCGGACTTCCTGGGCATGGCGTTCCTCATCGCGCTGGCGTTGATCGCCTTCATCCTGATCTCGCAGTTCAACTCGGTGGTCAAGCCCGTGATCATCCTGACGTCGGTGATCATGTCGGTGGCGGGCGTGCTGTTCGGCCTGGTGTTCTTCCGGATGCCCTTCGGCATCATCATGACCGGGGTGGGTGTGATCTCCCTGGCCGGGATCGTGGTCAACAACGCCATCGTGCTGATCGACTACGTCGACATCCTGAGGGACCGCGATGGGATGAACCGGCGCGAGGCGCTGGTGCAGGGCGGAAAGACCCGCCTGCGTCCCGTGCTGCTGACGGCCATCACGACGGCGCTCGGGCTGGTGCCGCTGGCGATCGGGCTCAACTTCGATTTCATCGGCCTCTACACGGCGCTCCGGCCCGACCTCTTCTGGGGTGGCGAGCAGGCGGCCTGGTGGGGTCCGATGGCCATCGCGGTGATCGCGGGCATCCTGTTCGCGACGTTCCTGACGCTGGTCCTGGTGCCGGTGATGTACTCGCTGGTGGACGACTTCACGCGGTTCTTCCAGCGGCACTACGTGGCCAAGGACGAGCCCGCGGCGGCCGAGCCGCGGTCCGAGCCCGCCCGGCCGACGCCGGACCGGGTGCCGGAGCCCGAGCCGGTGGGCGCGTTCCGGAGCCGTCTGCGTCCGGATCCGGCCTGATCCACCCGGGGTGAAGGACGTTCCCGACGGGGCGGGCCGCCTGGCCCGCCCCGTCGTGCGTCCGGGATCCCTGGTGCGGCCCGGCCGAGGCTTGCGCCCGCGATCGCGGTCGCGGGTTAGATTGCGCGCAGCGCGCCCCGAGGGGCGCTTCCTTCGTCCCCGGACCCCGCGCCGCGTGGAGACGCTGACCAGCCTTCATGTCGTGGGGAGCCCCGCCCTGGGCGGAGCGGAGCACTTCCTGCTCCGGCTCACCGCCGCGCTCACCGGGGCGGGTCACCCGGCGACGGCCGTGGTGCAGCGCGGCAGCGCGGTCGCCGCGGCGGTCGATCCCGGCGTGGAGCGGGTGGAGCTGCCGCTGCGGCGCGGCATCGACCTGCGCAGCCCCGGCGCGCTCCGATCCCTGGTGCGGGACCGCGCGCCCGCCGCGATCCAGACCTACATGGCACGCGCGACGCGCATGACCCGATTGCGCGGACCCCGCCGGACGCTGCACGTGGCGCGGCTCGGCGGGCGGTACCGGTTGCGCGACTTCCGGCACGCCGACGTGTGGGTCGGCAACACGCACGGACTCTGTCGGTGGATGGTGGACGCCGGCTTCCCGGCGGAACGGGTCTTCCACATCGGCAACTTCGTCGAGCCACGCAGGGCGGGGGACCCGGCGGACCGCACGCGGCGGCGGAGCGAGTGGGGGGTGCCCGAGCCTGCGTTCGTCCTCGCCGCGCTGGGGCGCTTCGATGCGCGCAAAGGCTTCCAGGACCTGATCGAGGCCGTAGGCCGGTTGCCGGCGTCCCGGGAGGGGGAGCGACCGTTCCTCCTCCTCGCCGGGGAGGGACGCGAAGCTCCGGCGCTGGAGGCGGCCGCCGCGACCCTCGGGGACCGGGTCCGGATCGGGGGCTGGGTCGCCGGACCCGATGCCCTGCTGCCTGCCGCCGACCTCTGCGTGGTGCCGTCGCGGGAGGAGACCCTCGGCAACGTGGTGCTGGAAGCGTGGGCGCACGGAGTTCCGGTCGTGGCCACGCGTACGGCCGGCCCGAGCGAGCTGATCGAGGACGGGGTCAACGGGCGCCTGGCGCCGGTGGCCGATCCGGCGGGCCTCGCCCGCGTGCTCGAGAGCGCCTGGGCCGCCGGTCCCGAGGCACGCCGCGCCTGGGTGGAGGCCGGCCGCGACGCGCTGGAGCGCAGGCACGGCCGTCGAGCCGTCCTCGATGCGTACCTGGCGCTGTACGGGGACGCCGAACGTTGGATCCGGCGATGAGTGGGGTGGGACCGCGGCGGCGCCCCTCCCCCGCCTCCCGGGCCGGAGCGTTCGGTCCATGACGGAGGGAGTCCCTCTGCGGATCGGCATCGACATCCGCACGATCGACGCTGCGAGCGGACAGCAGCGTTATCTGTGGCGGTTGGCCACCTGGCTGGCCGACCGCGGGGAGGAGGTGGAGGTGCTCTCCACACGAAGTGGGGACTCCGCCGTCCCGCCCCACCCGCGCCGCCGCGTGCATTCGCTGAAGGGCCTGCGCGGCGGCGCGCTGCGCGCGGCCGTGCGTGCGCTCGACCTCGACGTGTTCTTCGCCAACCCGGAGCGCGCCGACGCGTATCGCGGCCTGCCCATGCACGTGCTCCGGCCGGGATACGGCACCCGGCAGGGGATCCAGAACCTGCGCTCCGTCCGCAACCCCTGGTTGCGCGCCGGATACGCGCTGGCGCGTGCGGCTCCCTGGGAGCGCCTGGCCCTGGCCCGCGAGCGCGCCTGGTACGCGCAGACCCGACCGGCGCCCCACGTCATCGCCATCTCGGAGCGGATGGCGCGAGCCATCCGCGCCGACTACGGCGTGCCCGCTGAGCGGGTACACGTCGTCCACAACGGCGTGGACCTGGAGGAGTTCTCGCCGCTGCGGCGGGTGGAGGCCCGGGCGGCCGAGCGGGCGCGGCTGGGCATCGAGCCCGAGGCGGTGTGCCTGCTGTTCGTGGGTCACAACTTCCGCCGCAAGGGCCTGCTGGAGCTGCTGGATGCGCTGGCGGGGCTCGGTCCGGCCGGTGCGTCCGTCCGGCTGCTGGTCGCGGGACGGGGGACCGGTGAGGGGCAGCGGCGCCGGACCCGCGCCCACGTGGCGCGCTCCGGGCTCGAGGATCGCGTGCGCTTCGCGGGTGATGTCCGGCCGGTCTCCCGCGCCTACGCTGCGGCCGACGCGCTGGTGTTCCCCAGCTGGCACGATGCCTTCGGCTTCGTGGTGCTCGAGGCCATGGCGTCGGGCCTGCCCGTCGTGACGACCCGCTTCGCGGGAGCCCACGAAGTGGTCCGATCCGGTGTGGACGGCTTCGTGTTGGATGCGCCCGACCACCGGTCGGCGCTCGACGCCGCCCTGCGCGGCCTGCTGGACGCCGGCGTGCGCGACGCCATGGGAGCGGCCGCGCGCGCACAGGCGGAGCACTACGGGGAGGAGGCCAACTTCGAGCAGGTGTACCGGGTGATCCGGGAGGCGGCGCGCGGCTGAGGCGCACGGGCGCGCCCCGGGTGGGCGCGCCCGTCGTGGTTCCTACCGCTGCGTGTAGTAGAACACACCGCCGCTCAGCCCCCCCGTGAGGAGTTCCAGACGACCGTCTCCGTCCAGGTCGCCGAAGGTGGGCGTGGAGAACGGCGTGAAGCGCAGCTCGAACTCGGGCCGTTCCACGAAGATCTCCCCACCGGTGTTCTCCCAGAGCCGGACGGCGCCGTCCTCCCCTCCCACGAGCAGGTCGACGTCTCCGTCCCCGTCCTGATCCATCAGCACGGGGAAGCTGCGACGACCCGCGTCGATGTCCAGGAAGCGATCCGTCACCAGCTCGAACCGGGGCACGGCCGCCGTGCCCTCGTTGCGGTAGTAGTTGATCTCGCCGGAGGACTCGCCCACCATCAGGTCCAGGTCGCCGTCCCCGTCCACGTCCCCGAGCGCCGGCGTGGCGTTGCTGCCCCGGGTGAGGGTCACGAGCGCGCTGTCGGGCTCGGCGTAGTCGGGAGCGGTGCGCGTGCCCGTATTCCGCCACCAGAACACTCCGTCGCGCCACGTGCCCGCGACCAGGTCCAGGTCCCCGTCGGCGTCCAGGTCCGCGAACCCGGGGACGAGGTGATAGTGTTCGCCCAGGTCCAGCGTGTCGGCCAGCCGGAGGCGGGGAGCCGTGGACGTGCCCACGTTCTCGTAGCGATAGAGCTTGGAGCGGTTCGGCGCGGACAGGTCCAGCTTGTTGCCCACGAAGAGATCGAGGTCCCCGTCGCCGTCGTCGTCGACCAGCGTGGTCGTGCTCTCGCTGCCCACGTCGATCTGGGTCAGGAACTGGCGCGTGCGCAGCGTGAGGCCGGCGGGTGTGCGCTCGTAGTAGTAGAGGTTGGCCGGAGCGGTGCGGCTGGGATTGAAGGCGCCGCCCAGCACCCCCACCAGCAGGTCCAGGTCGCCGTCCGCGTCCAGGTCCACCGGCACCGGCGCGTTGTAGCCCGACGTGGAGATGGTGTCCACCGCCGGGAGCGGGATCGGCTCCGAGCGCAGCACCGGGTTCTCGCACGTGCCGGTGTTCTCGATCAGGAGCAGGCCCGGCTCGAAGAAGTCGCCCCAGATCAGGTCGAGGTCCCCGTCCGAGTCCACGTCCGCGAAGGCCATGCTGTTGGCGCCGTGGCGTGACCCGATCTGGGCCACGATCGAGATGTCCTCGAAGCGCTCGGCCACCAGGCGGAAGCGCAGGGGATTCGAGCCTTCCTGCTCGTAGCGCCGCACGGTCCCGTCCACGCGCCCCAGGAACAGGTCCAGCCGGCCGTCGCAGTCGATGTCGGCCACGCTGGGGATGTTCTGGCGATCCGAGAAGATCGGCTCCCCGGAGGGATCCCGGATCGAGTCCGCCCGCTGGACGAAGCGGGGGTCGGTGGCCGTGCCTTGATTCGTATACTCCCTGAGGTAGGAATACGGAAGCTCCGTAAGGAGATCGAGATCCCCGTCCTCATCGAAGTCCGCGAATCGGGTCCATTCTCCGACGGAGATGTCCTGGTAGCGGTCCGTGCGCCACACGAACTCGGGCGCGCGGGCGGTGCCGGTGTTCTCGAAGAACATCAGCTCGTCCGTGCGCTCCTGGATGAAGAGGTCCAGGTCGCCGTCCCCGTCGATGTCGGCCATCTGCGGGCGGGGCACGTCGAAGCCCCCGAGGAAGGGGTGGGCGTACGGCGTGCCCTCCGCGTCCACCACCGGCAGCGGCGTCACCTGCTTGACCCAGGCGGCCGCGCCGCCGGGAACCGGCACCCCGGTCGTGGGACCCGGCGAATCGGAGGGGCCACCGCCGCCGGCGCACCCGGCGGCGGTCAGCACCACCGGCAGCACCCGCGCGGGTCGAAACCGCATCCGCGGCATCAGGCGCCGGGCCGGACGCCGACCCCGGTGGGGTTGGCGCCGACCTCGATGACCTCGACGACCTCGTTGGAGCCTGTGTCGATGATCACGGCCGTGCCGACGGGGCCGCCGCCCTTCTCGCTGCGGCGGGTCGATGCGTAGGCTCCCTTCGTGTTGTTGTTGGTCACGATGAGCCAGCGACCATCCGGCGACAGCGCGGCCCCGTGCGGCTCCGAGATCGCCGGGTGGGTGATCCGGGTCCGCACCTGGCGCGACGCCACGTCGATGATGTCCACCGCGTTCGCGTCCTTCACC harbors:
- a CDS encoding glycosyltransferase; protein product: METLTSLHVVGSPALGGAEHFLLRLTAALTGAGHPATAVVQRGSAVAAAVDPGVERVELPLRRGIDLRSPGALRSLVRDRAPAAIQTYMARATRMTRLRGPRRTLHVARLGGRYRLRDFRHADVWVGNTHGLCRWMVDAGFPAERVFHIGNFVEPRRAGDPADRTRRRSEWGVPEPAFVLAALGRFDARKGFQDLIEAVGRLPASREGERPFLLLAGEGREAPALEAAAATLGDRVRIGGWVAGPDALLPAADLCVVPSREETLGNVVLEAWAHGVPVVATRTAGPSELIEDGVNGRLAPVADPAGLARVLESAWAAGPEARRAWVEAGRDALERRHGRRAVLDAYLALYGDAERWIRR
- a CDS encoding glycosyltransferase family 4 protein translates to MTEGVPLRIGIDIRTIDAASGQQRYLWRLATWLADRGEEVEVLSTRSGDSAVPPHPRRRVHSLKGLRGGALRAAVRALDLDVFFANPERADAYRGLPMHVLRPGYGTRQGIQNLRSVRNPWLRAGYALARAAPWERLALARERAWYAQTRPAPHVIAISERMARAIRADYGVPAERVHVVHNGVDLEEFSPLRRVEARAAERARLGIEPEAVCLLFVGHNFRRKGLLELLDALAGLGPAGASVRLLVAGRGTGEGQRRRTRAHVARSGLEDRVRFAGDVRPVSRAYAAADALVFPSWHDAFGFVVLEAMASGLPVVTTRFAGAHEVVRSGVDGFVLDAPDHRSALDAALRGLLDAGVRDAMGAAARAQAEHYGEEANFEQVYRVIREAARG
- a CDS encoding VCBS repeat-containing protein produces the protein MRFRPARVLPVVLTAAGCAGGGGPSDSPGPTTGVPVPGGAAAWVKQVTPLPVVDAEGTPYAHPFLGGFDVPRPQMADIDGDGDLDLFIQERTDELMFFENTGTARAPEFVWRTDRYQDISVGEWTRFADFDEDGDLDLLTELPYSYLREYTNQGTATDPRFVQRADSIRDPSGEPIFSDRQNIPSVADIDCDGRLDLFLGRVDGTVRRYEQEGSNPLRFRLVAERFEDISIVAQIGSRHGANSMAFADVDSDGDLDLIWGDFFEPGLLLIENTGTCENPVLRSEPIPLPAVDTISTSGYNAPVPVDLDADGDLDLLVGVLGGAFNPSRTAPANLYYYERTPAGLTLRTRQFLTQIDVGSESTTTLVDDDGDGDLDLFVGNKLDLSAPNRSKLYRYENVGTSTAPRLRLADTLDLGEHYHLVPGFADLDADGDLDLVAGTWRDGVFWWRNTGTRTAPDYAEPDSALVTLTRGSNATPALGDVDGDGDLDLMVGESSGEINYYRNEGTAAVPRFELVTDRFLDIDAGRRSFPVLMDQDGDGDVDLLVGGEDGAVRLWENTGGEIFVERPEFELRFTPFSTPTFGDLDGDGRLELLTGGLSGGVFYYTQR